One segment of Manihot esculenta cultivar AM560-2 chromosome 4, M.esculenta_v8, whole genome shotgun sequence DNA contains the following:
- the LOC110607319 gene encoding MATH domain and coiled-coil domain-containing protein At3g58270, with the protein MGDATPFKFTWRINNFSTLTPKELYSEVFYAGGCQWCLLVFPKGNKVDYLSIYLAVADSTSLPQEWSRDAKFSFAVINQINKSLTVRKDTQHVFKAIEKDWGFTSFIPLSKIKNSAEGYLVGDTLILEVEILVRSVKHYSKPEPKKQEAKDETKPSEPVAAPPTSQVPSSEKVVDTKAKVDTKPLNQTKEGIQATATPTSDKEVIKSSPPPSVTVETKILPKDPPSEPVKSSQDVHATSKGLLTELASRTRTMSSETSMSNQASKPDVQKQKEALKGFLNMPLEAIQLANAYGNIEGIILTLIQHSKDLNEKTILQGLLSCLAEFKESVPMVITTAETAQARRTSLSEKTADLDAKLAQRHEELSSKEAEFLRLSTEEEKLEAQIQLLIKQKEDVVAHKKSVLVELEKSNKEVSKDLEEWKKLESEIKQANVNWLGAQEKLALANVRWKLYKEDLGLGKLNIS; encoded by the exons ATGGGGGATGCAACTCCATTTAAATTCACATGGAGAATTAACAATTTCTCCACATTGACTCCAAAAGAACTTTATTCTGAGGTTTTCTATGCTGGCGGTTGTCAATG GTGTTTGCTTGTTTTTCCCAAAGGAAATAAAGTGGATTATTTGTCAATATACTTGGCAGTCGCCGACTCAACAAGTTTGCCGCAAGAATGGAGCAGAGATGCAAAATTTAGCTTTGCagttattaatcaaatcaataagAGTCTAACTGTTAGAAAAG atacaCAACATGTATTCAAAGCAATTGAGAAAGATTGGGGTTTCACATCTTTTATTCCTCttagcaaaataaaaaattctgcTGAAGGTTATCTTGTGGGCGACACCCTTATACTTGAAGTTGAGATTCTTGTTCGTAGTGTCAAGCATTACTCAAAGCCTGAACCTAAAAAGCAAGAGGCTAAGGATGAAACTAAACCATCTGAGCCAGTGGCTGCACCACCAACAAGCCAGGTTCCTTCATCTGAAAAAGTAGTTGATACTAAAGCAAAAGTAGACACTAAACCACTGAACCAGACCAAAGAAGGCATTCAAGCTACTGCTACTCCCACCAGCGATAAGGAAGTCATCAAGTCATCACCTCCTCCTTCAGTGACTGTTGAGACAAAGATTCTTCCAAAG GATCCTCCCTCAGAGCCTGTAAAATCTTCCCAAGATGTGCATGCAACATCTAAAGGTCTCTTGACAGAACTTGCAAGCAGGACTAGAACTATGAGCAGCGAAACCTCCATGTCAAACCAAGCATCTAAACCTGATGTTCAGAAACAAAAAGAAGCATTAAAAGGGTTCCTTAATATGCCATTAGAAGCTATACAACTAGCTAATGCCTATGGCAATATTGAGGGAATTATCCTTacactcattcaacatagtaaGGATTTGAATGAGAAGACAATTTTGCAAGGTCTTCTTTCTTGCTTAGCAGAATTTAAAGAGAGTGTTCCTATGGTTATAACCACTGCAGAAACTGCTCAAGCTCGTCGAACATCTCTGTCAGAGAAAACTGCTGATCTTGATGCAAAATTGGCACAGAGGCATGAGGAGCTAAGTTCCAAAGAGGCTGAATTCTTAAGACTTTCaacagaagaagaaaaattagaGGCTCAAATTCAACTCTTAATTAAACAGAAGGAGGATGTTGTTGCTCATAAGAAGtctgttttggttgagttggagAAAAGCAATAAAGAAGTTTCCAAAGATTTAGAAGAATGGAAAAAACTAGAAAGTGAAATCAAGCAAGCTAATGTGAATTGGCTTGGAGCTCAAGAGAAACTTGCATTAGCTAATGTTCGCTGGAAACTCTACAAGGAGGATTTGGGTCTTGGAAAGCTTAACATTTCGTAA